ATGGTGTGCGTAGGCATTGTATCTTCTATGCTATTTTCTATTTTTCAAAATGTGGGCATGACCATAGGTTTATTACCTATAACAGGTATTACATTACCTTTTATGAGTTATGGAGGAAGTTCTATTTTAACAGCGTTTATAAGTATAGCTCTTATTTTAAATATAGGTATGAGAAGAAAGAAAATTAATTTTTAAAGTATGTGAAAATAAGTAATAATCAAAATATGATAAATATATATTTTAAAGAGACTTTATAAAATTTTTATTTTTTAATTTAATTTTATAAAGTCTTTTTAAAGTAGTATGCTTGGGCCAACCGTCCCAAATTCTAGTCATAAATAGTGATACCCTTAAATATATATTAAGTAGCATGTTATTTAAAAAGGAGGATGCTGTGGGATATTATGATTCAGAATATGAAAAATATTATGGCTCATTAAGGAGAAAACTCAATTATTCACCTTATTATGGAGGAAGAACATATAATAAAGAAAACTATTGTAATAAAAAAGGGAACTATTTAGTTAAAAGAATTATAAGAGAGCTGATAGGAGTGTTGATATTATTTATATTCATTATATTATGTAAAGTAACTTCAAATCCTCAGGCTAAAAGTGTATATAATTATTCTAAGAGCATAATAAATCAAAACTATAATTATAGTAAGTTAAAAACTCAATTAAATAGTATCAATATAAATTATGTTGAAGATAAAATAAAAAATACAGTTAAGGAACTCAGGGTTAATGGGGAAAAATAAATTTTAAGAGGTATTTTTGTGATTAAAATAAATAAATACTTTATTCCCTATATAATACTTTTGATTGTAGTAGGTTATAGAGGGCAGATTATTTATACAGCTATAGTAGTTTTTTTTCATGAAATTATTCATTATTTATTTTCTAGATATTATAAGTTTTCTGGATTTGGCATAGAATTCATAGCAGTGGGAGCTGTTATAAAACTTAAAGATTTAGATGAAGCATTTCCAAAAGAGGATTTAATAATTTCGATTTCTGGTCCCATATTTAATTTGATTTTCAGTGGACTTTTTTATTTTATGTATAAAATTTTATATTATAATTTTTGTTATGTGTTCTTTTCTATAAATTTAGCCATAGGATTGTTCAATCTAATACCTGCATTTCCTTTAGATGGAGGAAGAATACTAAGAAGTATTCTAAACCTTAAACTACCATATAGAATGGCAAATAAGATTACCATAGTAATAAGCATAATTATTGGAATAATGCTTATGTTAGTCTATGTATTCCTATTTTTAAATGGACATAGTAATTTCACAATTGGAATAATAGCTACATTTATAGTGACTACATCCTTGAAAGAAAATGAAAGGACATCTTATATAATTATGGGAGACATTATTAAAAAGAAATATAAATTTATAAAGAGAGGATATATTGAAAATAGAAATTTATCTATATATTATAAACAAAATCTTCTTACAGCTATGGGATTGTTTGATAAAGGTAAATATAACATGTTTACAGTACTAGACGATGAAATGAATGTGATGGATTTGATATATGAAGAGGAAATAATTGATGCTTTAAAATTATATGGAAATATAACCATAGAAGAGTTTATGAAGTTGAATGGATAAAGTACAGCATGCTTTTTTTGCATCTGTACTTTTTTGCAAATTAAGTAAATTTATAGATGATAATATATCACTATTTTTTTGCATTTTAAATTGTTTAGGGGTATGCTAAAATATAATGATGAATACCTAAGAGGAGGATTTTGATGAATAGAATTTCTGATGATATATTATTTAAGGTAGAAAAACCTGGCCGTTATATTGGAGGTGAAATGAATTCTTACATAAAAGATAAAGAAAAAATAGATATTCGTTATGCATTTTGTTTTCCGGATGTGTATGAAGTGGGTATGTCACATTTAGGTATGAAAATATTATATTACATATTGAATGAAAGAAAAGATACTTATTGTGAAAGGGTATTTGCACCCTGGCCGGATATGGAAGAACTTATGAGAAAAAATGGTATATTATTATATGGACTAGAAAGCAAAGAAGCAATACGTGATTTTGATTTTATAGGATTTACTCTGCAGTATGAGATGAGTTATACTAATATTTTGAATATGTTAAATTTGACAGGATTGCCTGTTAGAGCTTCCGAAAGAGGAGAAGATATGCCTATAATTATGTGTGGGGGACCCTGTGCATATAATCCTGAACCACTATGGGATATAGCTGATTTGTTTTCTATAGGAGAAGGAGAAGAACAAATAAATGAAGTTATGGATTTGTACAAAATTTATAAGGGGAATAAGAAGGAATTTTTGAGAAATGTGTGCCATATAGAAGGAATATATGTACCTTCTCTTTATGAAGTATATTATAATGATGATGATACTATTAAAGAATTTAAACCTATTTATGAAGATGTACCTAAAAAAATTACTAAAAGAATAATTAAAAATTTTAATGATGTAGTTTATCCTGATAAACTTATAGTGCCTTATACAGATATAGTACATGATAGGATAATACTTGAAACCTTTAGAGGATGTACAAGAGGATGTAGGTTTTGTCAGGCAGGCATAATATATAGGCCTGTAAGGGAGAAAAGTACATCAAAATTACTAGAACAGGTGGATAAATTAATAAAAAATACTGGTTATTCGGAAGTGTCATTAACTTCATTAAGCATATGTGATTATTCTGATTTGAAAAATTTAGTTTATAATTTTATTGAAAAATATGAAAAGGAAAAGGTGGGAGTATCTCTTCCTTCTCTTAGAATAGATTCTTTCTCTGTGGAACTTATAAATGAAATCCAAAAAGTAAGAAAAACTGGACTAACTTTTGCACCAGAAGCGGGCAGTCAGAGAATGAGAGATGTAATAAACAAAGGCGTTACAGAAGAGGATTTAATGAATTCTGTAAAAAATGCATTTTTATCGGGATGGTCTACTATAAAATTGTATTTTATGATAGGGCTTCCTTATGAGACTGTAGAAGATGTAAAGGGTATAGCAGAATTATCTCAAAAAGTGGTAGATCAGTATTTTGGAATTCCCAAAAATATAAGGAAAAAAGGGCTTAAGGTAACAGTTAGTACATCCATATTTGTACCTAAACCTTTTACAGCTTTTCAATGGTCAGCTCAAGCTGAAATGAAGGGAATAAGGGAAAAAATTAAAGTTTTAAGATCTTCTATAAAAAGCAAAAACATAGTGTATAATTGGCATGAAACACCAGTGAGTTACCTAGAGGCTGCTTTTGCCAGAGGAGATAGAAAAATGTGTGATGTATTAGTTAAGGCCTATGAAAAAGGAGCTAAATTCGATGGATGGTCGGAATATTTTAATTTTGAATTGTGGATGGAAGCTTTTCTGGAATGTAAAGTGAATTCAGATTTTTATATCTACAGAAATAGAAATTATGATGAAATACTTCCCTGGGATTTTATAGACGTAGGAGTGGATAAGGAATTTTTAATAAAAGAAAATGAAAAAGCTAAAAAAGCTTTGGTAACTCCTGATTGTAGAAGGGGATGCAAAAATTGCGGGGTGAATGTTAACTTAGGAGGTAAATGCTTTGAAGGAGCAGTATTTAATAAAATTCAGTAAAAAAAATAGTATAAAATTTATAGGTCATCTGGATTTGATGAGAACTATACAGAGGATGATAAAGAGAACAGACCTTCCGGTAGAATACTCCAAAGGATTTAACCCTCATATAAATATGTCTATAGCACAACCCCTCGCTGTGGGAATATATTCTTGTGGAGAATATATGGACTTATATTTTGAAGAGGGGGTATCAGAGGAAGAAATTTTAGAAAAATTGAATAATAATGCTCCTTTAGGTATAGAAATATTGAAAGCAAGCAAAGTCTACAATGCGGAAAATAAAAAGATATTTAAATCTATGGCAGCAATTAGGGCAGCCAAGTATAGTATACAAATACCCTGTAGGGACACTGGTAAAATAGAAACACATATGAAGAATTTGATGAATATGTCAACTTGGAATACCTTGAAAAGAACTAAAAAAGGGGAAAAGGAAACAGATATAAGAAAGATGGTAAAATATATAAATTATTTTATTTGTGATAATAAATTGGTTCTAGATACTACTATTTGCTGTGGGAGTATTGATAATTTGTCACCGGAACTTTTATCAAATCATATACGAGATAATATTGAAGGTTCTGATAAGAACTCTTTTATTAATATAATGAGAGAAGAAATGTATGGAGAGATAGGAAATAAATTAATTCCATTATATGAATATGTAGATAAAATACATTAAGAGGTATGTCCTATAGATAGCTGGCTTTAAGAAGAGGTGAATTATATTTGAAAGAAATATTTGTTGAAAGATCAACAAAAGTTTTAAGGATAATTATAAGACAGGAAAAAATAATTAAAGAATGTTTTATGAAGGAACAGGATCAAAACGCTTATCCAGGAGAAATATATATGGGTATAGTCAAAAATATAGTTCCTGCTATAAAATGTGCCTTTATAGATATAGGATGCAAAAGAAATGCCTATATGTACATAGATAAAAAATTCAAAAATATTAATTTGAAAAAAGGGGATATGGTTCTAGGAGAAATTGTGAAAGAGGATCAGGGAAAAAAAGGGGCTAAAATTGTAAAAAATATAAGTATTCCGGGAAAATACTGTGTTTTAAATAGTTCTTATGATGGAATACAATTTTCCAAGAAAATACATAGTGAATCTTTTAAGAAAAATATATTAGAATCACTAAAGTTACCTGCTGGAATTGGACTTATGATAAGAACTGAAAGTGAAAATATTCCCCTTGAGGTAATACATAATGAAATGGAAAAACTATATAAAGTATATAGTCAGGTAATGAAATCAGCTGCATATTTGCAAAAACCTGGATTATTATTTGATAATGGTGGAATACTGGGGGAAGTACTCAGAGATAAACTTATTGATGATAATTTTATAATATATGTAAATAACCAAGAGGATTATAAATATGTAGAAGATTTTTTAAAAGGATTACATAATGTATGTGTAAATTTGCAATTGTACACAGAAAATAAAAATCTATTTGCTTATTATGAACTGGAAAATAAGATATTAAATTTGAGAAATAATAAAATAGATTTAAAATGTGGTGGATATATAGTCATAAATAGAACGGAAGCTATGTTCGTAATAGATGTTAATTCAGGTAAAAATATAAAAAACGGTACTATGGATAAGACTGTACTTATCACTAATCTGCAGGCTGCAGAGGAAATTGCAGCACAAATAATACTTAGAAATTTGAATGGTATAATACTTATAGATTTTATAGACATGGACAATAATAAAAACAAGAAAAAAGTTATGGATAAATTAAAAGATGGATTTTTGATGGATAAAAATAAGACTGTGATATATCCCTTTACAGAGTTGAATTTAGTACAGATAGCCAGAAAAAGAATGGGCAGATCTATAAATGATTATATAGAAGAAGACTGCGGATGTTGTGGAGGAACAGGCAAAAAAATAAAATTATCTTATATGACTTTACTTATAAAAAACGAAATTTTAAATATGTGTTATGAAAAGAATGTAGAAGATATTCATATTGAGATGGATTCTTTCTATGAAAGTTATATAAAAAAGAGTACAAAAGATTTTATAAAAGATATAGGAGCTGAGAATAAAAGGGTATATATTACCTATGGAAAGAAAATATCTTGTAAAGTAGAAGCACTTTTATTTGCTAGTGATATAGAAGATTTTAAAGATTTTAGGATAAATTGAAAGAACTTTACAAAGGGGAACATATATGTTAAAATGACAGCTGTAGACCGCTCAAAAAAGGTTATGTAAATTATTTGGAAAGCTTTTTCTAATATACCTTTTAGGCGAGACTGGATTGAGGAGGTGTTTTTATGTATGCAGTTGTAGCTACTGGAGGAAAACAGTATAAAGTTTCAGAAGGAGACATAATATA
This genomic interval from Clostridium kluyveri contains the following:
- a CDS encoding M50 family metallopeptidase, with the translated sequence MIKINKYFIPYIILLIVVGYRGQIIYTAIVVFFHEIIHYLFSRYYKFSGFGIEFIAVGAVIKLKDLDEAFPKEDLIISISGPIFNLIFSGLFYFMYKILYYNFCYVFFSINLAIGLFNLIPAFPLDGGRILRSILNLKLPYRMANKITIVISIIIGIMLMLVYVFLFLNGHSNFTIGIIATFIVTTSLKENERTSYIIMGDIIKKKYKFIKRGYIENRNLSIYYKQNLLTAMGLFDKGKYNMFTVLDDEMNVMDLIYEEEIIDALKLYGNITIEEFMKLNG
- a CDS encoding ribonuclease E/G, producing the protein MKEIFVERSTKVLRIIIRQEKIIKECFMKEQDQNAYPGEIYMGIVKNIVPAIKCAFIDIGCKRNAYMYIDKKFKNINLKKGDMVLGEIVKEDQGKKGAKIVKNISIPGKYCVLNSSYDGIQFSKKIHSESFKKNILESLKLPAGIGLMIRTESENIPLEVIHNEMEKLYKVYSQVMKSAAYLQKPGLLFDNGGILGEVLRDKLIDDNFIIYVNNQEDYKYVEDFLKGLHNVCVNLQLYTENKNLFAYYELENKILNLRNNKIDLKCGGYIVINRTEAMFVIDVNSGKNIKNGTMDKTVLITNLQAAEEIAAQIILRNLNGIILIDFIDMDNNKNKKKVMDKLKDGFLMDKNKTVIYPFTELNLVQIARKRMGRSINDYIEEDCGCCGGTGKKIKLSYMTLLIKNEILNMCYEKNVEDIHIEMDSFYESYIKKSTKDFIKDIGAENKRVYITYGKKISCKVEALLFASDIEDFKDFRIN
- a CDS encoding TIGR03960 family B12-binding radical SAM protein gives rise to the protein MNRISDDILFKVEKPGRYIGGEMNSYIKDKEKIDIRYAFCFPDVYEVGMSHLGMKILYYILNERKDTYCERVFAPWPDMEELMRKNGILLYGLESKEAIRDFDFIGFTLQYEMSYTNILNMLNLTGLPVRASERGEDMPIIMCGGPCAYNPEPLWDIADLFSIGEGEEQINEVMDLYKIYKGNKKEFLRNVCHIEGIYVPSLYEVYYNDDDTIKEFKPIYEDVPKKITKRIIKNFNDVVYPDKLIVPYTDIVHDRIILETFRGCTRGCRFCQAGIIYRPVREKSTSKLLEQVDKLIKNTGYSEVSLTSLSICDYSDLKNLVYNFIEKYEKEKVGVSLPSLRIDSFSVELINEIQKVRKTGLTFAPEAGSQRMRDVINKGVTEEDLMNSVKNAFLSGWSTIKLYFMIGLPYETVEDVKGIAELSQKVVDQYFGIPKNIRKKGLKVTVSTSIFVPKPFTAFQWSAQAEMKGIREKIKVLRSSIKSKNIVYNWHETPVSYLEAAFARGDRKMCDVLVKAYEKGAKFDGWSEYFNFELWMEAFLECKVNSDFYIYRNRNYDEILPWDFIDVGVDKEFLIKENEKAKKALVTPDCRRGCKNCGVNVNLGGKCFEGAVFNKIQ
- a CDS encoding TIGR03936 family radical SAM-associated protein, which translates into the protein MKEQYLIKFSKKNSIKFIGHLDLMRTIQRMIKRTDLPVEYSKGFNPHINMSIAQPLAVGIYSCGEYMDLYFEEGVSEEEILEKLNNNAPLGIEILKASKVYNAENKKIFKSMAAIRAAKYSIQIPCRDTGKIETHMKNLMNMSTWNTLKRTKKGEKETDIRKMVKYINYFICDNKLVLDTTICCGSIDNLSPELLSNHIRDNIEGSDKNSFINIMREEMYGEIGNKLIPLYEYVDKIH
- a CDS encoding endopeptidase, which produces MGYYDSEYEKYYGSLRRKLNYSPYYGGRTYNKENYCNKKGNYLVKRIIRELIGVLILFIFIILCKVTSNPQAKSVYNYSKSIINQNYNYSKLKTQLNSININYVEDKIKNTVKELRVNGEK